In Hippoglossus stenolepis isolate QCI-W04-F060 chromosome 20, HSTE1.2, whole genome shotgun sequence, the following are encoded in one genomic region:
- the ptk2bb gene encoding protein tyrosine kinase 2 beta, b isoform X2, with amino-acid sequence MYEVMSGDTLSWKVLSPRQSTVEPSPESLITGDGGPIKILKVCFCTNNNLGKNFKLVKCDSSWQVRAIIRSILVSGRLGPNITHTACYGLLLKHLKSEELHWLHPDLTVGEVEQRYESNHVEAEWRYDLRIRYVPVNFLEKFEDERSTLMFFYQQVRSDYMQYHASKVSDGMALQLGCLEIRRFYKDMNAKGLEKKSNFELLEKEVGLDLFFPQQLINSMKSKQLRKLIQQTFQQFATLKEDDCVVKFFETLKEFVSYDEEVFPCELVQGWSLSVELVVGGRGIRQRTQKDSAAVFLADFKQIKSVQCLPQGDGKALLNFNIEGARQRLSINVPTVPMAENMIDLIDGYCRLENDTDETVISRPGKEANADPLPEIPTSRDNSNSSARYSMGSDIYCEILDERPKSVVKYGIDRNDIVLGRILGEGFFGEVYDGVYKKNNVERINVAVKTCKDCSPDVMEKFMSEAVIMKSLEHPHIVKLIGIIEEDPVWIVMELYEYGELGNYLTQNEKTLTNMTLVLFSLQICKALVYLSGVNVVHRDIAVRNVLVASQACVKLGDFGLSRYIEDEEYYKASVTRLPIKWMAPESINFRRFTTASDVWMFAVCVWEVMSRGQQPFFWLENRDVINQLEQGIRLPKPDNCPPALYSLMTRCWSYDPRERPTFTELVVKISDVHKMEKEQEVERERDRARSTKYFDPKFTLNEPPPKPTRMKPSRFGNTLSIGLHIQLNEALCASSPDLASPCEYQTPVDSMNMLTLPARSPRRRSMGENEFPRVEPNSREDAQRLWQREKRNMHDTLRLQKAQMMEDEMWLQQEEKLLDPMGPDDPTRPESREDDTSNAPPDKPPRLTAQPTPTAELDRSDDKVYKSVMDVVKVVVQLKNDITELQSDDYINIVKSAGMALRDLIRSVDDILPTLHESIRTEIEGTQKLLNNDMAELISKMRLAQQNAITSLKEECKKQLLAAAHTLAMDSKNLLDAVDQARVRANVAKPVVP; translated from the exons ATGTACGAGGTGATGTCCGGTGACACCCTGTCCTGGAAGGTGCTCAGTCCCAGGCAAAGCACCGTCGAGCCCAGCCCCGAGTCGCTCATCACGGGGGACGGAGGACCCATCAAGATCCTCAAAGTTTGCTTCTGCACCAACAACAACCTGGGCAAGAACTTCAAGCTGGTGAAATGTGACAGCTCCTGGCAAGTTAGG GCGATCATTCGTTCGATTCTGGTGAGCGGCCGTCTGGGTCCCAACATCACTCACACAGCTTGTTACGGCCTCCTGCTGAAACACTTGAAGTCTGAGGAACTTCACTGGCTGCATCCCGATCTGACTGTTGGGGAAGTGGAGCAGCGCTACGAGAGCAATCATgtggaggcagagtggag GTATGACCTTCGAATCAGATACGTTCCTGTTAATTTCCTGGAAAAATTCGAAGATGAGAGATCtactttgatgtttttttaccaaCAG GTGCGTAGTGACTATATGCAGTATCATGCCAGTAAAGTCAGCGATGGGATGGCTCTGCAACTCGGCTGTTTGGAGATCAG GAGGTTCTATAAAGACATGAATGCAAAAGGTCTAGAAAAGAAGTCGAACTTTGAGCTGCTAGA aaaagaagtgGGCCTGGACCTGTTCTTTCCTCAACAGCTGATTAACAGCATGAAG TCAAAGCAGCTACGGAAGCTTATCCAGCAAACGTTTCAGCAGTTCGCGACCCTCAAGGAGGACGACTGCGTGGTCAAGTTTTTCGAGACCCTCAAGGAATTCGTCAGCTATGACGAAGAGGTCTTCCCATGTGAACTAGTG CAAGGTTGGAGTCTGTCAGTGGAGCTGGTCGTCGGTGGGAGAGGAATTCGCCAGCGCACACAGAAGGATTCAGCG GCCGTGTTTCTTGCCGACTTCAAACAGATCAAGTCGGTACAATGTTTACCTCAGGGCGACGGCAAAGCTCTCCTGAACTTCAACATAGAGGGCGCCAGACAG CGTCTATCGATCAACGTGCCCACGGTCCCTATGGCAGAGAACATGATTGACCTTATTGATGGGTACTGCCGATTGGAGAATGACACAGATGAAACTGTTATCTCCCGACCAGGAAAAG AGGCTAATGCAGATCCCCTGCCTGAGATTCCTACAAG cagagacaacagcAACAGCTCGGCGAGATACAGTATGG ggtCGGATATCTACTGTGAGATCCTCGATGAAAGGCCAAAATCAG TGGTGAAGTATGGGATTGACCGAAATGACATCGTTCTCGGCCGGATTCTCGGTGAGGGTTTTTTCGGGGAAGTCTACGATGGAGTTTACAAGAAGAAT AATGTAGAGAGGATCAATGTTGCAGTGAAAACCTGCAAAGACTGTTCGCCTGACGTGATGGAGAAGTTCATGAGCGAAGCAG TAATAATGAAGAGCCTGGAACATCCTCACATCGTCAAACTGATCGGGATCATCGAGGAGGATCCTGTGTGGATCGTCATGGAGCTTTATGAGTACGGAGAG CTGGGAAACTACCTGACTCAGAACGAGAAGACGCTGACCAACATGACGCTGGTGCTGTTCAGTCTGCAGATCTGCAAAGCCCTGGTCTACCTCTCCGGGGTCAACGTGGTTCACAG GGACATTGCAGTCAGGAACGTGTTGGTTGCCAGTCAAGCCTGTGTGAAGCTCGGAGACTTTGGTCTGTCGAGGTACATCGAGGATGAAGAATATTACAAAG CGTCTGTTACTCGGTTGCCCATAAAGTGGATGGCTCCAGAGTCCATCAACTTCAGACGCTTCACCACAGCCAGTGATGTCTGGATGTTTG ccgtgtgtgtgtgggaggtaATGAGTCGCGGGCAGCAGCCATTTTTCTGGCTGGAGAACAGAGACGTGATCAACCAACTGGAGCAGGGCATCAGGCTGCCCAAACCGGACAACTGCCCCCCGGCCCTCTACTCCCTCATGACCCGCTGCTGGTCCTACGACCCCAGAGAGAGACCCACCTTCACCGAGCTGGTCGTCAAGATCAG CGATGTCCACAAGatggagaaggagcaggaagtggagagagagagggaccgAGCACGCTCCACGAAATATTTTGACCCCAAGTTCACGTTAAATGAGCCTCCACCCAAG CCTACGAGAATGAAACCATCGCGGTTTGGGAACACGCTCAGTATCGGGCTGCACATTCAG CTGAATGAGGCTTTATGTGCCAGCTCACCTGATCTGGCGAGTCCGTGTGAATATCAGACCCCCGTCGACTCCATGAACATGCTGACGCTGCCGGCCCGGTCCCCTCGCCGTCGCAGCATGGGG GAGAACGAGTTTCCCCGGGTGGAACCAAACAGCAGGGAGGACGCCCAGCGCCTgtggcagagggagaagaggaacaTGCACGACACCCTCCGCCTACAGAAAGCGCAGATGATGGAGGATGAaatgtggctgcagcaggaagagaaactCCTG GACCCCATGGGACCAGATGATCCCACCAGGCCAGAG TCTCGAGAAGATGACACATCAAATG CTCCGCCAGACAAGCCCCCACGGCTCACAGCGCAG CCTACGCCCACAGCTGAACTGGACCGCTCTGATGACAAAGTGTATAAATCCGTCATGGACGTGGTCAAAGTTGTCGTTCAGCTAAAGAATGACATCACTGAACTGCAGTCAGATGATTACATCAACATCGTCAAG TCTGCAGGGATGGCTTTACGAGATCTGATTCGCAGTGTGGATGACATACTGCCCACCCTACACGAGTCTATCAGGACTGAG ATCGAGGGCACCCAGAAGCTGCTGAACAACGACATGGCGGAGCTGATCAGTAAGATGCGTCTGGCCCAGCAGAACGCCATCACCTCTTTGAAGGAGGAGTGTAAGAAACAGCTGCTGGCTGCGGCGCACACTCTGGCTATGGACAGCAAGAACTTGTTGGATGCCGTGGACCAGGCGAGGGTCAGGGCCAACGTAGCCAAGCCAGTGGTCCCCTAG
- the ptk2bb gene encoding protein tyrosine kinase 2 beta, b isoform X1 yields MYEVMSGDTLSWKVLSPRQSTVEPSPESLITGDGGPIKILKVCFCTNNNLGKNFKLVKCDSSWQVRAIIRSILVSGRLGPNITHTACYGLLLKHLKSEELHWLHPDLTVGEVEQRYESNHVEAEWRYDLRIRYVPVNFLEKFEDERSTLMFFYQQVRSDYMQYHASKVSDGMALQLGCLEIRRFYKDMNAKGLEKKSNFELLEKEVGLDLFFPQQLINSMKSKQLRKLIQQTFQQFATLKEDDCVVKFFETLKEFVSYDEEVFPCELVQGWSLSVELVVGGRGIRQRTQKDSAAVFLADFKQIKSVQCLPQGDGKALLNFNIEGARQRLSINVPTVPMAENMIDLIDGYCRLENDTDETVISRPGKEANADPLPEIPTSRDNSNSSARYSMGSDIYCEILDERPKSVVKYGIDRNDIVLGRILGEGFFGEVYDGVYKKNNVERINVAVKTCKDCSPDVMEKFMSEAVIMKSLEHPHIVKLIGIIEEDPVWIVMELYEYGELGNYLTQNEKTLTNMTLVLFSLQICKALVYLSGVNVVHRDIAVRNVLVASQACVKLGDFGLSRYIEDEEYYKASVTRLPIKWMAPESINFRRFTTASDVWMFAVCVWEVMSRGQQPFFWLENRDVINQLEQGIRLPKPDNCPPALYSLMTRCWSYDPRERPTFTELVVKISDVHKMEKEQEVERERDRARSTKYFDPKFTLNEPPPKPTRMKPSRFGNTLSIGLHIQLNEALCASSPDLASPCEYQTPVDSMNMLTLPARSPRRRSMGENEFPRVEPNSREDAQRLWQREKRNMHDTLRLQKAQMMEDEMWLQQEEKLLVGNRASLTCVNPLSVSLYPPAPEINVALEATLNVVSLNDTNLLVPSRHPASFEFNVTLIRVPQRRSTSIIYKMNLPVLLQDPMGPDDPTRPESREDDTSNAPPDKPPRLTAQPTPTAELDRSDDKVYKSVMDVVKVVVQLKNDITELQSDDYINIVKSAGMALRDLIRSVDDILPTLHESIRTEIEGTQKLLNNDMAELISKMRLAQQNAITSLKEECKKQLLAAAHTLAMDSKNLLDAVDQARVRANVAKPVVP; encoded by the exons ATGTACGAGGTGATGTCCGGTGACACCCTGTCCTGGAAGGTGCTCAGTCCCAGGCAAAGCACCGTCGAGCCCAGCCCCGAGTCGCTCATCACGGGGGACGGAGGACCCATCAAGATCCTCAAAGTTTGCTTCTGCACCAACAACAACCTGGGCAAGAACTTCAAGCTGGTGAAATGTGACAGCTCCTGGCAAGTTAGG GCGATCATTCGTTCGATTCTGGTGAGCGGCCGTCTGGGTCCCAACATCACTCACACAGCTTGTTACGGCCTCCTGCTGAAACACTTGAAGTCTGAGGAACTTCACTGGCTGCATCCCGATCTGACTGTTGGGGAAGTGGAGCAGCGCTACGAGAGCAATCATgtggaggcagagtggag GTATGACCTTCGAATCAGATACGTTCCTGTTAATTTCCTGGAAAAATTCGAAGATGAGAGATCtactttgatgtttttttaccaaCAG GTGCGTAGTGACTATATGCAGTATCATGCCAGTAAAGTCAGCGATGGGATGGCTCTGCAACTCGGCTGTTTGGAGATCAG GAGGTTCTATAAAGACATGAATGCAAAAGGTCTAGAAAAGAAGTCGAACTTTGAGCTGCTAGA aaaagaagtgGGCCTGGACCTGTTCTTTCCTCAACAGCTGATTAACAGCATGAAG TCAAAGCAGCTACGGAAGCTTATCCAGCAAACGTTTCAGCAGTTCGCGACCCTCAAGGAGGACGACTGCGTGGTCAAGTTTTTCGAGACCCTCAAGGAATTCGTCAGCTATGACGAAGAGGTCTTCCCATGTGAACTAGTG CAAGGTTGGAGTCTGTCAGTGGAGCTGGTCGTCGGTGGGAGAGGAATTCGCCAGCGCACACAGAAGGATTCAGCG GCCGTGTTTCTTGCCGACTTCAAACAGATCAAGTCGGTACAATGTTTACCTCAGGGCGACGGCAAAGCTCTCCTGAACTTCAACATAGAGGGCGCCAGACAG CGTCTATCGATCAACGTGCCCACGGTCCCTATGGCAGAGAACATGATTGACCTTATTGATGGGTACTGCCGATTGGAGAATGACACAGATGAAACTGTTATCTCCCGACCAGGAAAAG AGGCTAATGCAGATCCCCTGCCTGAGATTCCTACAAG cagagacaacagcAACAGCTCGGCGAGATACAGTATGG ggtCGGATATCTACTGTGAGATCCTCGATGAAAGGCCAAAATCAG TGGTGAAGTATGGGATTGACCGAAATGACATCGTTCTCGGCCGGATTCTCGGTGAGGGTTTTTTCGGGGAAGTCTACGATGGAGTTTACAAGAAGAAT AATGTAGAGAGGATCAATGTTGCAGTGAAAACCTGCAAAGACTGTTCGCCTGACGTGATGGAGAAGTTCATGAGCGAAGCAG TAATAATGAAGAGCCTGGAACATCCTCACATCGTCAAACTGATCGGGATCATCGAGGAGGATCCTGTGTGGATCGTCATGGAGCTTTATGAGTACGGAGAG CTGGGAAACTACCTGACTCAGAACGAGAAGACGCTGACCAACATGACGCTGGTGCTGTTCAGTCTGCAGATCTGCAAAGCCCTGGTCTACCTCTCCGGGGTCAACGTGGTTCACAG GGACATTGCAGTCAGGAACGTGTTGGTTGCCAGTCAAGCCTGTGTGAAGCTCGGAGACTTTGGTCTGTCGAGGTACATCGAGGATGAAGAATATTACAAAG CGTCTGTTACTCGGTTGCCCATAAAGTGGATGGCTCCAGAGTCCATCAACTTCAGACGCTTCACCACAGCCAGTGATGTCTGGATGTTTG ccgtgtgtgtgtgggaggtaATGAGTCGCGGGCAGCAGCCATTTTTCTGGCTGGAGAACAGAGACGTGATCAACCAACTGGAGCAGGGCATCAGGCTGCCCAAACCGGACAACTGCCCCCCGGCCCTCTACTCCCTCATGACCCGCTGCTGGTCCTACGACCCCAGAGAGAGACCCACCTTCACCGAGCTGGTCGTCAAGATCAG CGATGTCCACAAGatggagaaggagcaggaagtggagagagagagggaccgAGCACGCTCCACGAAATATTTTGACCCCAAGTTCACGTTAAATGAGCCTCCACCCAAG CCTACGAGAATGAAACCATCGCGGTTTGGGAACACGCTCAGTATCGGGCTGCACATTCAG CTGAATGAGGCTTTATGTGCCAGCTCACCTGATCTGGCGAGTCCGTGTGAATATCAGACCCCCGTCGACTCCATGAACATGCTGACGCTGCCGGCCCGGTCCCCTCGCCGTCGCAGCATGGGG GAGAACGAGTTTCCCCGGGTGGAACCAAACAGCAGGGAGGACGCCCAGCGCCTgtggcagagggagaagaggaacaTGCACGACACCCTCCGCCTACAGAAAGCGCAGATGATGGAGGATGAaatgtggctgcagcaggaagagaaactCCTGGTGGGAAACAGAGCATCATTAACTTGTGTCAaccccctctctgtgtctctgtaccCCCCCGCTCCAGAAATCAACGTGGCCCTGGAGGCCACGCTGAACGTGGTCTCGTTAAACGATACCAACCTGCTCGTTCCCTCTCGACACCCCGCTAGTTTTGAATTTAATGTCACTCTGATAAGAGTTCCACAGAGAAGGTCCACGTCCATAATCTATAAAATGAACCTGCCTGTTCTTTTGCAGGACCCCATGGGACCAGATGATCCCACCAGGCCAGAG TCTCGAGAAGATGACACATCAAATG CTCCGCCAGACAAGCCCCCACGGCTCACAGCGCAG CCTACGCCCACAGCTGAACTGGACCGCTCTGATGACAAAGTGTATAAATCCGTCATGGACGTGGTCAAAGTTGTCGTTCAGCTAAAGAATGACATCACTGAACTGCAGTCAGATGATTACATCAACATCGTCAAG TCTGCAGGGATGGCTTTACGAGATCTGATTCGCAGTGTGGATGACATACTGCCCACCCTACACGAGTCTATCAGGACTGAG ATCGAGGGCACCCAGAAGCTGCTGAACAACGACATGGCGGAGCTGATCAGTAAGATGCGTCTGGCCCAGCAGAACGCCATCACCTCTTTGAAGGAGGAGTGTAAGAAACAGCTGCTGGCTGCGGCGCACACTCTGGCTATGGACAGCAAGAACTTGTTGGATGCCGTGGACCAGGCGAGGGTCAGGGCCAACGTAGCCAAGCCAGTGGTCCCCTAG